From a region of the Catalinimonas alkaloidigena genome:
- a CDS encoding AraC family transcriptional regulator yields MIQKREGFAGQKAIVLPTKIVDACASTPPAHTLHLTDLGYYPRAQYHFRERPVGISQNILIYCVEGKGWLKTPAGSYAVHPNQYLIIPAEMAHAYGADEHQPWSIYWAHFKGTQAGHFTALLQRQQKGLVHDVHFLEERAHLFDSIYTTLEAGYSLDNLIYASVSFSYFLITLSLEEKLTTTRPVEKDAVDRSIEWMQQRLEQALTLQELAAMVHLSPSHYSSVFRKKTGYSPIMYFNHLKMQRACQYLQFTTLRIHEVAGKLGIQDPYYFSRLFAKTMGLSPQEYRRKKQ; encoded by the coding sequence ATGATTCAGAAACGGGAAGGTTTTGCCGGACAAAAGGCCATTGTGTTGCCCACCAAAATTGTAGACGCCTGCGCGTCGACGCCGCCCGCGCACACACTGCACCTGACCGACCTCGGCTACTATCCCCGGGCGCAGTACCACTTCCGCGAACGCCCCGTCGGCATCTCGCAAAACATCCTGATCTACTGCGTAGAAGGCAAAGGCTGGCTCAAGACGCCGGCCGGTTCCTACGCCGTGCATCCGAACCAGTACCTGATCATTCCGGCCGAGATGGCGCACGCGTACGGTGCCGACGAGCACCAGCCGTGGTCCATCTACTGGGCGCACTTCAAGGGAACGCAAGCCGGCCACTTCACCGCGCTGCTGCAACGCCAGCAGAAGGGTCTGGTTCACGACGTGCATTTTCTGGAGGAACGCGCCCACCTGTTCGACTCCATATACACGACCCTGGAAGCGGGCTACAGCCTCGACAACCTGATTTATGCGTCGGTGAGTTTTTCCTACTTTCTGATCACCCTCAGCCTGGAAGAAAAACTTACTACCACGCGCCCCGTCGAGAAAGACGCCGTCGACCGCTCCATCGAGTGGATGCAACAGCGGCTGGAACAGGCCCTCACGTTGCAGGAACTGGCCGCCATGGTGCACCTCTCGCCGTCGCACTACTCCAGCGTGTTCCGCAAAAAAACGGGCTACTCGCCCATCATGTACTTCAACCACCTCAAAATGCAGCGGGCTTGCCAGTACCTGCAATTCACCACGCTCCGCATCCACGAGGTGGCCGGGAAGCTGGGCATCCAGGACCCGTATTACTTTTCCCGCCTCTTTGCCAAGACCATGGGCCTCTCGCCGCAAGAGTACCGTCGGAAAAAACAGTAA
- a CDS encoding DUF5107 domain-containing protein: protein MKNDSLSAVHIWEEPVVIPTYPVGAPDRNPMFLEKRVYQGSSGVVYPHPVIDKVADAKEDRTYTALFLENRYLKIMILPELGGRVQMAYDKLHDYHFVYYNQVIKPALVGLAGPWISGGIEFNWPQHHRPSTFSPVDYRLEAHADGSATVWVSEVEIMFHTKGMAGFTLHPDRAYLEITGKLYNRTALPQTFLWWANPAVHVDEHYQSVFPPDVTAVYDHGKRDVSSFPIATGTYYKVDYAPGTDISRYKNIPVPTSYMAVDSKFDFMGGYHHQKQVGLLYVADHHVSPGKKQWTWGHGDFGQAWDRHLTDEDGPYFELMTGMYTDNQPDFGWIMPNEERVFTQYFMPYQGIGYVKNATTEAAVNLEVADGKATVGVYVMAPQPALRVVLEGPDETYLDAAVALTPEAAYTHTVALPAGTDATLLTLRVLVDERELVRYTPVPRPEGEPLPDPAKAIPAPEQVPTNEELYLAGLHLEQYRHATYSPVAYYEEALRRDPGDTRNNQALGAWYLRRGQFTKAEGYLRTALRRQQKHNPNPYDGEALYLLGLTLSYQERWDEAFDAFYKACWNAAWQDTAYLQLARIASRRERWHEALTLVEQSLHRNAHGYEARHLKAVVLRKLGRTDAALAYLQETLQEDGFEFGSRYEQTLLQTGAAAEEAQTQLTHLMRGNPSTYLAVALDYYQAGLYAEGMDLLATLAPHTDQPMVFYFLAFGAQQREQPEAARHWAERGFACSPDRVFPNRLEDIGVLQTVMTLLPHDYKAPYYLGNLWYDKRQYDEAIACWEASVAHYDRFATTHRNLGLAYFNKRQQPERALASYERAFALQPDDARVFFELDQLRKRLGWSVERRYAAMQAHPALVQERDDLYVEHVTLANLLGKWDEGADLLASRRFHPWEGGEGKVSRQYVYNQLGRARRALDAHRYAEAQALLQAALTYPPHLGEGKLFGAQENDLYYELGNALEGLGDGAQARTCWQQAAVGLSEPTQAIFYNDQQPDQIFYQGLALRKLGQEETARQRFQRLIDYGNAHLHDVVKIDFFAVSLPDLMIFDDDLTQRNQAHCHYLMGLGYLGLQDSDAARRHLERVMALDAAHQGAWMHRAMLVDVEAASVPQTERRNG from the coding sequence ATGAAAAACGATTCCTTGTCTGCCGTACACATCTGGGAAGAACCCGTCGTGATTCCGACCTATCCGGTGGGCGCGCCCGACCGCAATCCCATGTTCCTGGAAAAGCGCGTTTACCAGGGCAGTAGCGGCGTGGTGTATCCGCATCCGGTGATCGACAAGGTGGCCGACGCAAAAGAAGACCGGACCTATACGGCGCTGTTTCTGGAAAACCGTTACCTGAAGATCATGATCCTGCCCGAACTCGGCGGGCGGGTGCAGATGGCCTACGACAAGCTGCACGACTACCACTTTGTGTACTACAACCAGGTGATCAAGCCCGCGCTGGTCGGGCTGGCCGGGCCGTGGATTTCGGGGGGCATCGAGTTCAACTGGCCACAGCACCACCGCCCCAGTACGTTCAGCCCGGTAGACTACCGCCTGGAAGCGCACGCCGACGGCAGTGCGACGGTCTGGGTGAGCGAGGTCGAGATCATGTTCCACACAAAAGGCATGGCCGGGTTCACGCTCCATCCGGACCGGGCGTACCTGGAAATTACGGGCAAACTCTACAACCGCACCGCACTGCCGCAGACCTTTTTGTGGTGGGCCAACCCCGCCGTCCACGTCGACGAGCACTACCAGTCGGTGTTTCCGCCCGACGTCACGGCCGTGTACGACCACGGCAAACGCGACGTCTCCTCCTTCCCCATCGCGACGGGCACCTACTATAAGGTCGACTATGCGCCGGGAACCGACATCTCCCGCTACAAAAACATTCCGGTACCGACCTCCTACATGGCGGTCGATTCCAAGTTCGATTTCATGGGCGGTTACCACCACCAGAAACAGGTGGGACTGCTCTACGTGGCCGACCACCACGTTTCGCCGGGCAAGAAACAATGGACCTGGGGACACGGCGATTTCGGGCAGGCGTGGGATCGCCACCTCACCGACGAAGACGGGCCGTATTTCGAACTGATGACGGGGATGTATACCGACAACCAACCGGATTTTGGATGGATCATGCCGAACGAAGAGCGCGTCTTTACGCAGTACTTCATGCCGTACCAGGGCATCGGTTACGTGAAAAACGCCACCACCGAGGCCGCCGTCAACCTGGAAGTGGCCGACGGAAAAGCGACGGTGGGCGTCTACGTAATGGCGCCGCAACCTGCCCTGCGGGTCGTGCTGGAAGGCCCCGACGAGACGTACCTGGACGCCGCTGTGGCCCTCACGCCGGAGGCCGCGTACACACACACCGTCGCGCTACCTGCCGGAACCGACGCGACGCTGCTTACCCTCCGCGTCCTGGTCGACGAACGGGAGCTGGTCCGCTACACGCCGGTGCCACGTCCCGAAGGCGAGCCGCTGCCCGATCCGGCGAAGGCCATTCCGGCCCCGGAACAGGTGCCGACGAACGAAGAACTTTACCTCGCGGGCCTGCACCTGGAACAGTACCGCCACGCCACCTACTCGCCGGTGGCCTACTACGAAGAAGCGCTGCGGCGCGATCCGGGCGATACACGCAACAACCAGGCGCTGGGCGCGTGGTACCTGCGACGCGGGCAGTTCACGAAGGCCGAGGGCTATCTCCGCACGGCCCTGCGCCGCCAACAGAAACACAACCCCAACCCGTACGACGGTGAGGCGCTTTACCTGCTGGGGCTGACCCTCTCGTACCAGGAACGTTGGGACGAAGCCTTCGACGCCTTCTACAAAGCCTGCTGGAACGCCGCCTGGCAGGATACTGCCTACCTCCAGCTAGCCCGCATCGCCAGTCGCCGGGAGCGCTGGCACGAGGCCCTGACGCTGGTGGAACAGTCGCTGCACCGCAACGCGCACGGTTACGAAGCCCGCCACCTGAAAGCGGTGGTGCTGCGCAAACTGGGGCGAACCGACGCGGCCCTGGCGTACCTCCAAGAAACGTTGCAGGAAGACGGCTTTGAATTCGGATCGCGCTACGAACAGACGCTGCTGCAGACGGGCGCAGCCGCCGAAGAGGCGCAGACGCAGCTAACGCACCTGATGCGCGGAAATCCATCGACCTACCTCGCCGTCGCCCTCGATTACTACCAGGCGGGCCTGTACGCGGAAGGCATGGACCTGCTGGCCACGCTGGCCCCACATACCGATCAGCCGATGGTGTTCTATTTCCTTGCGTTCGGAGCGCAGCAACGGGAACAGCCGGAGGCGGCACGCCACTGGGCCGAACGGGGCTTTGCCTGCTCGCCCGACCGGGTGTTCCCCAACCGGCTGGAGGACATCGGCGTGTTGCAAACCGTGATGACGTTGCTTCCGCACGACTACAAAGCCCCCTACTACCTGGGGAACCTGTGGTACGACAAGCGGCAGTACGACGAGGCCATTGCCTGCTGGGAGGCGTCCGTGGCGCACTACGACCGCTTTGCCACCACGCACCGCAACCTGGGACTGGCGTACTTCAACAAGCGCCAGCAACCCGAGCGCGCCCTGGCGAGTTACGAGCGGGCGTTCGCCCTGCAACCGGACGATGCCCGGGTGTTCTTCGAACTGGATCAGCTGCGCAAGCGCCTCGGCTGGTCGGTCGAGCGGCGCTACGCGGCCATGCAAGCGCACCCGGCGCTGGTGCAGGAACGGGACGACCTCTACGTAGAACACGTGACCCTGGCCAACCTGCTGGGCAAGTGGGACGAAGGCGCCGACCTGCTGGCGAGCCGACGCTTCCACCCGTGGGAAGGCGGCGAAGGCAAAGTGTCGCGACAGTACGTGTACAACCAATTGGGCCGGGCGCGCCGGGCGCTGGACGCGCACCGCTACGCCGAGGCACAGGCCCTATTGCAAGCGGCACTGACGTATCCGCCCCACCTGGGCGAAGGCAAATTGTTCGGCGCGCAGGAAAACGACTTGTACTATGAACTGGGCAACGCACTCGAAGGACTCGGTGACGGGGCGCAGGCGCGCACCTGTTGGCAGCAGGCGGCCGTCGGGCTGTCGGAACCAACACAGGCAATTTTCTATAACGACCAGCAACCCGACCAGATCTTCTACCAGGGGTTAGCCCTGCGCAAGCTGGGGCAGGAAGAGACCGCCCGGCAGCGGTTCCAGCGGCTGATCGACTACGGCAACGCGCACCTGCACGACGTGGTGAAGATCGACTTCTTTGCCGTATCGTTGCCCGACCTGATGATTTTCGACGACGACCTGACCCAACGCAACCAGGCCCACTGCCACTATCTGATGGGACTCGGCTACCTGGGCTTGCAGGACAGCGACGCCGCCCGCCGACACCTGGAACGCGTGATGGCGCTCGACGCTGCCCACCAGGGCGCCTGGATGCACCGGGCAATGCTCGTCGATGTCGAAGCAGCTTCTGTCCCGCAGACGGAGCGGCGGAACGGATAA
- a CDS encoding sugar porter family MFS transporter, with the protein MTDSHASHHRYILGISFISALGGYLFGFDFAVIAGALPFLRPEFGLNAWWEGFLTGSLALGCMLGCVVAGGLADRYGRRPGLLTAAAIFAVSSLGMAFSTSLGLFVSARFVAGIGVGMASMLSPLYIAEVSPASVRGRNVAINQLTIVIGILVTNLVNYLLADSGPDAWRWMFGLGAAPASLFLLGVLWLPESPRWLLMVGRETQARTLLRKLGDTQFVEDTLRDIHRTAHSAPNVSFAAVWEKSVRPAVAVGIGLAVFQQLSGINVVFNYTSTIFEAVGASLDRQLFETVAIGIVNLCFTLLAMGLVDRVGRRPLMLAGAGGLAVLYVVLASLLQLQAASGLVSLSVLAAIALYATTLAPVTWVLISEIFPNHLRGIATSVAIVSLWGSYFVLVFTFPILAEWLGTYGPFYLYAAICLLGFFFVRRNVRETKGKTLEELEGVYAGH; encoded by the coding sequence ATGACCGACTCTCACGCTTCACACCACCGCTACATTCTGGGCATTTCTTTCATCTCGGCACTGGGCGGCTACCTGTTCGGCTTCGACTTCGCCGTCATTGCCGGGGCGCTACCGTTTCTGCGGCCGGAGTTCGGCCTGAACGCCTGGTGGGAAGGATTTCTGACCGGATCACTGGCGCTGGGGTGCATGCTCGGGTGCGTGGTCGCCGGGGGGCTGGCCGACCGTTACGGACGCCGTCCGGGATTGCTGACCGCCGCCGCCATCTTCGCCGTTTCCTCGCTGGGCATGGCCTTTTCGACCAGTCTAGGCCTGTTCGTAAGTGCGCGCTTTGTGGCGGGCATTGGCGTCGGGATGGCCTCGATGCTCAGCCCGCTCTATATCGCCGAAGTGTCGCCCGCGTCTGTGCGGGGTCGTAACGTGGCGATCAACCAGCTCACCATTGTGATCGGCATTCTGGTCACCAACCTCGTCAATTACCTGCTTGCCGACAGCGGACCCGACGCCTGGCGGTGGATGTTCGGCCTGGGAGCCGCCCCGGCGTCGCTGTTTCTGCTCGGGGTACTCTGGCTGCCCGAAAGCCCGCGCTGGCTACTGATGGTGGGTCGCGAAACGCAGGCCCGCACCCTCCTGCGGAAACTCGGCGACACCCAGTTTGTGGAAGATACCTTGCGCGACATCCACCGAACGGCCCACAGTGCGCCGAACGTATCGTTTGCGGCGGTGTGGGAAAAGAGCGTTCGTCCGGCGGTGGCGGTCGGCATCGGGCTGGCCGTGTTCCAGCAGCTCAGCGGCATCAACGTGGTGTTCAACTACACCTCCACCATTTTCGAAGCCGTCGGGGCCAGCCTCGACCGGCAGTTGTTCGAAACGGTCGCGATCGGCATCGTGAACCTCTGCTTTACGCTGCTGGCGATGGGCCTGGTGGACCGCGTCGGGCGGCGACCGCTCATGCTGGCGGGGGCCGGGGGGCTGGCGGTGCTCTACGTGGTGCTGGCATCGCTGTTGCAACTGCAGGCAGCCTCGGGGCTGGTCTCTCTGTCGGTGCTGGCGGCCATTGCGCTCTACGCCACTACGCTCGCGCCCGTAACCTGGGTGCTGATCTCCGAAATCTTTCCGAACCACCTGCGCGGGATAGCCACTTCTGTGGCCATCGTGTCGCTGTGGGGTTCCTACTTCGTGCTCGTGTTCACCTTCCCCATCCTGGCCGAATGGCTGGGCACTTACGGGCCGTTTTACCTGTACGCGGCCATCTGCCTGCTGGGCTTTTTCTTCGTTCGTCGGAACGTCCGCGAAACCAAAGGCAAGACCCTGGAGGAACTGGAAGGGGTGTATGCTGGCCATTGA
- a CDS encoding beta-galactosidase: MHATMIGHHFQRFLWTSLVGLAFTSLRAQQVHDIDLSPPPEALKRGHLMLGGHTPQGDSLLVNSQYVELNQVPFVPIVGEFHYARYPADFWEESILKMKAGGINVIATYVFWNLHEYTEGEFDWQGNLDLRRFLQLCAKHHLYTIVRLGPFAHGEMRNGGLPDWLYGRPFEVRSNDPGYVAYVERLYGQIAHQLQGLLYKDGGHVIGVQLENEFQHSAAQWELSYPGTAPEYTVAARDEQVTHAGVSVSHIANENEAYGQDHMVNLKKIAYAKGLDVPLYTATGWGNAAIVPRGSLPVTAGYVYPTWAPPAPSPFYLFKDIRRQPDYSPVSYETTLYPSIPAELGSGIQITTRRRPTVLPESLEPLIVRTLGSGSNGIGYYMYHGGSTPSRDGKYFSEEIGGLPKISYDFQAPIGEYGQLRPHYHSLRLLHLFLESYGDRLAPMTTYLPANHASLTPTDTETLRYAVRTDQHAGFIFLNNFQDHVATHDLSGLQLRLQLPDAAIQLPERGTFTLPSGTSAILPFLLNLEGTLLRTATVQPLTILRPEGQAHYVFFSHEGLPPELVFAGSPSVKTENCRATTQNGSVTVRGPADEIFRFQLEGKNFLVLPRALALQAWKSHDEHLLFSESTLLEQDTGWQLLSLGTPLAQVLVYPTVKTPVQVTGATLENMRSPSKLLSAFQLRFREITPDVHVEQVTPNKYTLSAPSGWQGLHDVFLQIHYTGDRAMAFVNGQLVADHFYYGPPWEMGLRRFKAPLQQQDMTLFFHPIRKEYAYLTDLSEAALPDFSEATSVLEIKKIDFVPEYAAFFHWQ, from the coding sequence ATGCATGCAACCATGATCGGCCACCACTTCCAACGTTTTCTCTGGACAAGTCTGGTAGGGCTGGCGTTTACATCTCTCCGGGCGCAGCAGGTACATGACATTGATTTATCGCCCCCCCCGGAAGCACTCAAGCGCGGACATCTGATGTTGGGAGGGCATACTCCGCAGGGGGATAGCCTGTTGGTGAACAGCCAGTATGTGGAACTGAATCAGGTGCCGTTCGTGCCGATCGTCGGTGAATTTCATTACGCCCGCTATCCGGCAGATTTTTGGGAGGAGTCAATTCTGAAAATGAAAGCGGGTGGCATCAACGTCATTGCCACGTATGTCTTCTGGAATCTCCATGAGTACACCGAAGGGGAGTTCGATTGGCAAGGCAACCTCGATCTGCGGCGTTTCCTCCAACTCTGTGCGAAGCATCACCTGTATACGATCGTTCGGCTAGGACCCTTTGCCCACGGGGAAATGCGCAACGGTGGCTTACCCGATTGGCTCTACGGTCGTCCCTTTGAGGTGCGTTCGAACGACCCGGGTTATGTAGCCTATGTGGAGCGATTATACGGACAGATCGCCCACCAACTGCAAGGCTTGTTGTACAAGGACGGTGGGCACGTGATCGGCGTCCAGTTGGAAAACGAGTTTCAGCATTCAGCGGCGCAATGGGAGTTGTCCTATCCCGGCACCGCTCCCGAATACACCGTGGCCGCCCGCGACGAACAGGTGACGCACGCGGGCGTCAGTGTCAGCCACATCGCCAACGAAAACGAGGCGTACGGGCAAGATCACATGGTGAACCTGAAAAAGATTGCCTACGCGAAAGGCCTTGATGTGCCGCTCTACACGGCAACGGGCTGGGGCAATGCCGCCATTGTCCCGCGGGGTTCTCTTCCCGTGACGGCGGGTTATGTCTACCCTACCTGGGCTCCTCCCGCCCCCTCCCCTTTTTACTTGTTCAAAGACATCCGTCGGCAACCCGACTATTCGCCGGTCAGCTACGAAACGACCTTGTACCCGTCCATCCCGGCCGAGTTAGGCAGTGGCATCCAGATCACGACCCGTCGCCGCCCGACCGTGCTGCCCGAATCGCTGGAGCCCCTCATCGTCCGCACGTTGGGCAGCGGGTCCAACGGCATCGGTTACTACATGTACCACGGGGGTTCGACACCCAGCCGGGATGGGAAGTATTTCAGCGAAGAAATAGGCGGACTCCCGAAGATCAGTTATGATTTTCAGGCCCCCATCGGGGAATACGGCCAACTGCGCCCGCACTACCACAGCCTCCGCCTGCTCCACCTGTTCCTGGAAAGTTACGGCGACCGGCTCGCGCCCATGACGACGTACCTGCCCGCGAACCATGCCTCTCTTACCCCGACCGATACAGAAACGCTCCGTTACGCGGTGCGCACCGATCAACACGCCGGTTTTATTTTTCTGAATAATTTTCAGGACCATGTGGCCACGCACGACCTGTCCGGCCTGCAACTCCGCCTGCAACTACCCGATGCGGCTATCCAACTTCCGGAGCGGGGCACGTTCACCCTACCAAGCGGCACGAGTGCGATCTTGCCTTTCTTGTTGAACCTGGAAGGGACGCTGCTCCGTACGGCTACGGTACAACCGCTCACAATCCTCCGGCCCGAGGGACAAGCGCACTATGTTTTTTTCTCGCACGAGGGTCTGCCTCCGGAACTGGTATTCGCCGGTTCGCCCTCCGTAAAGACCGAAAATTGCCGGGCCACAACCCAAAACGGCTCCGTTACGGTTAGGGGACCGGCCGATGAAATCTTTCGGTTTCAACTGGAAGGAAAAAACTTCCTGGTCCTCCCCCGCGCGCTGGCGTTACAGGCCTGGAAGAGCCACGACGAGCATCTCCTTTTTTCGGAAAGCACTTTGTTGGAACAGGACACCGGTTGGCAGCTACTCAGCCTGGGCACTCCCCTCGCGCAGGTGCTGGTGTATCCCACGGTAAAAACTCCTGTGCAGGTCACGGGTGCGACCCTTGAAAACATGCGGTCTCCGTCTAAACTACTCTCGGCCTTCCAGTTGCGCTTTCGGGAGATTACGCCGGACGTCCACGTCGAACAAGTAACGCCGAACAAATACACGCTTTCTGCTCCTTCCGGGTGGCAAGGGCTCCATGACGTGTTCCTGCAGATCCACTACACTGGCGACCGCGCAATGGCTTTTGTCAACGGACAACTCGTCGCCGATCATTTCTACTACGGACCGCCCTGGGAAATGGGACTGCGGAGGTTTAAAGCCCCCTTGCAGCAACAGGACATGACCTTGTTTTTTCATCCGATCCGCAAAGAGTATGCTTATTTGACCGATTTGTCGGAGGCAGCGTTGCCCGACTTCTCAGAGGCGACGAGTGTCCTGGAAATCAAAAAGATAGACTTTGTTCCAGAGTATGCCGCCTTTTTCCATTGGCAATAA
- a CDS encoding SusC/RagA family TonB-linked outer membrane protein — protein MKNHHNYLFLLLFWCCGLAATTGYSQSRISGTVKTIEGDPLPGVNVLIKGTSQGTTTDLNGTYTLSAPSNTTLIFSFIGYLNQEVSVGNRSTVDVTLEEDIQNLEQVVVVGYGTVKKSDLTGSVASVKAASFKDIPVTTVDQALQGRAAGVQITQASAAPGGGLSVRVRGANSLISGSEPLYVIDGLPIYPDNGSFGTGGNRQPTNALASINPNDIESIEVLKDASATSIYGSRGANGVVLITTKRGKEGSTNVTFENSYSIQTLARNIDVLSASDYARYLNTLDVSQGGSPRYTDAQVASFGQGTNWMDEILRQGSIWNNQLTVTGGNTNARYAVMGNYQNNQGLIENTYFKRYSLRMNLDNDLLNGRATLSNSWSLARTTGNNVPTDRGGPGGIIITALGLDPTVPVYDENGNYNYPLYDGRFTINPVAEAKEGVDRDATNRFFGTSALTINLTKDLKFRTSVGADLLNATRNTFYNSKTRLGRQYGRELQRFDRNLVNILNENILTYGKSFGESNLEVTVGYTYQKENNVSAFQSVRGLDSDDFMSLNFQNGTSPQIGSSSRIGWVLKSFLGRVNYNFRDRYLLTLTARRDGSSKFGLEKWATFPSAALGWRVVNERFFESSGLDNVFDELKVRLSYGVTGNSQIPAYQSSSDLSPRYYIFNNQLVSGYAATRLPNPGLKWEQTGMFNAGLDMGFLRNRLSVSVDYFRNRTTDLLLYVSIPQSTGFGTILKNTGSLTNKGLEVAVDGKVVATDKFSWDLSANVSILRNRIEDLGSSTPFFASSPSGHLGIDGSWVEAGYPIGIWRGYHYIGVDEGGNPQYEDLNDDGAYTADDYKIIGNPNPNFIWGLNSTVRYGGFDLVVFLRGVQGNDVRNLQQSEIGDGAQKINQIANILTDSWTPNNPNASRPAADAKRDFASFRRSSFFIEDGSFIRLQNIALGYNLPASKVFRTVRLYVSAQNLFVITKYTGFDPEVNNQGQNNLNRGDDYDAYPRARTFTAGFNLGF, from the coding sequence ATGAAAAACCACCACAACTACCTTTTCCTTCTGCTCTTCTGGTGCTGCGGGTTGGCTGCGACGACAGGTTACAGCCAAAGCCGCATCTCGGGGACTGTCAAAACGATTGAGGGCGATCCGTTGCCCGGCGTTAACGTCCTGATCAAAGGCACCTCCCAGGGCACCACGACTGACCTGAATGGCACCTACACGCTGAGTGCCCCCTCCAACACAACGCTCATTTTCAGTTTCATCGGCTACCTCAATCAGGAAGTAAGCGTTGGCAACCGCAGCACCGTCGACGTTACGCTGGAAGAAGACATCCAGAACCTGGAACAGGTCGTCGTTGTGGGCTACGGCACGGTAAAAAAGAGTGATCTGACCGGCTCGGTCGCTTCCGTCAAGGCGGCGTCGTTCAAGGACATTCCCGTCACGACCGTCGACCAGGCCTTGCAGGGCCGGGCGGCAGGGGTACAGATTACCCAGGCTTCGGCTGCGCCGGGCGGTGGGTTGTCCGTACGGGTGCGGGGGGCCAACTCCCTCATCAGCGGCAGCGAACCGCTGTACGTCATCGATGGGCTGCCCATCTACCCCGACAACGGCAGTTTCGGCACGGGCGGCAACCGCCAGCCCACCAACGCCCTGGCCTCCATCAACCCGAACGACATCGAGTCGATCGAAGTGTTAAAGGATGCGTCGGCTACCTCGATCTACGGGTCGCGCGGTGCCAACGGCGTGGTGCTGATCACCACCAAACGCGGCAAGGAAGGCAGCACGAACGTGACGTTCGAGAACTCGTATTCGATTCAGACCCTCGCGCGCAACATCGACGTGCTCAGTGCCTCCGACTACGCGCGCTACCTGAATACGCTGGACGTGAGCCAGGGCGGCAGCCCCCGGTATACCGACGCGCAGGTGGCCTCTTTCGGGCAGGGTACCAACTGGATGGATGAAATTCTCCGCCAAGGCAGCATCTGGAACAACCAGCTGACGGTGACGGGCGGCAACACCAACGCGCGCTACGCCGTGATGGGCAACTACCAGAACAACCAGGGGCTGATCGAGAACACCTACTTCAAGCGCTACAGCCTGCGCATGAACCTCGACAACGACCTCCTGAACGGACGCGCCACGCTGAGCAACAGTTGGTCGCTGGCCCGCACGACGGGGAACAACGTGCCGACCGACCGGGGTGGGCCGGGGGGGATCATCATCACCGCCCTGGGGCTGGACCCCACCGTGCCCGTCTATGACGAAAACGGCAACTACAACTACCCGTTGTACGACGGTCGGTTCACGATCAACCCGGTGGCCGAAGCCAAAGAGGGCGTCGACCGCGACGCCACCAACCGCTTTTTCGGTACCTCGGCACTGACCATCAACCTGACGAAAGACCTGAAGTTTCGGACCAGCGTCGGCGCGGACCTGCTCAACGCGACCCGCAACACGTTCTACAACAGCAAAACCCGGCTCGGGCGGCAGTACGGGCGGGAGTTGCAGCGCTTCGACCGGAACCTGGTCAACATCCTGAACGAAAACATCCTGACCTACGGCAAGTCGTTCGGAGAGAGCAACCTGGAAGTGACCGTGGGCTACACCTACCAGAAAGAAAACAACGTTTCGGCGTTCCAGAGCGTCCGCGGGCTGGACTCCGACGATTTCATGTCGCTGAACTTCCAGAACGGCACCAGCCCGCAGATCGGCAGTTCGTCGCGCATCGGCTGGGTGCTGAAGTCGTTCCTGGGCCGCGTCAACTACAACTTCCGCGACCGTTACCTGCTGACCCTGACGGCGCGGCGCGACGGCTCCTCCAAGTTCGGACTGGAAAAATGGGCGACGTTCCCCTCGGCGGCGTTGGGCTGGCGGGTCGTGAACGAGCGCTTCTTCGAGTCCTCGGGGCTCGACAACGTGTTCGACGAACTCAAAGTGCGGCTGAGCTACGGTGTGACGGGGAATTCGCAAATTCCGGCGTACCAGTCGTCGTCGGACCTGAGCCCGCGTTACTACATCTTCAACAACCAGCTGGTGTCGGGCTACGCCGCGACGCGTCTGCCGAACCCCGGCCTGAAGTGGGAACAGACGGGCATGTTTAATGCGGGGTTGGACATGGGCTTTCTGCGCAACCGCCTGAGCGTTTCGGTCGACTACTTCCGGAACCGCACCACCGACCTGCTGCTGTACGTCTCCATTCCGCAGAGCACCGGTTTCGGTACCATCCTGAAAAACACCGGCTCGCTCACCAACAAAGGGCTGGAAGTAGCGGTGGATGGCAAAGTGGTAGCGACCGACAAGTTTAGCTGGGACCTGAGTGCCAACGTATCCATCCTGCGGAACCGCATCGAAGACCTGGGCAGCAGCACGCCTTTCTTCGCCAGCAGCCCCAGCGGTCACCTCGGCATCGACGGAAGCTGGGTAGAAGCCGGGTATCCCATCGGCATCTGGCGCGGCTACCATTACATCGGCGTGGACGAGGGCGGCAACCCTCAGTACGAAGACCTGAACGACGATGGGGCCTACACCGCCGACGATTACAAGATCATCGGGAACCCGAACCCCAACTTCATCTGGGGGCTGAACTCCACGGTACGGTACGGCGGGTTCGACCTGGTGGTGTTCCTCCGGGGAGTGCAGGGCAACGACGTACGGAACCTGCAACAGTCGGAAATCGGCGATGGGGCGCAGAAAATCAACCAGATCGCCAACATCCTGACCGACTCCTGGACGCCCAACAACCCGAATGCCTCCCGACCGGCCGCCGATGCCAAGCGCGACTTTGCTTCGTTCCGCCGCTCGTCGTTCTTCATCGAAGACGGGTCGTTTATCCGCCTGCAGAACATCGCGCTGGGCTACAACCTGCCGGCTTCCAAAGTGTTCCGCACCGTTCGGCTCTACGTCAGCGCCCAGAACCTGTTCGTCATCACCAAGTACACCGGCTTCGATCCGGAAGTCAACAACCAGGGACAGAACAACCTGAACCGCGGCGACGACTACGATGCGTACCCGCGCGCCCGTACGTTCACCGCCGGCTTTAACCTGGGATTCTAA